The Rhodamnia argentea isolate NSW1041297 chromosome 7, ASM2092103v1, whole genome shotgun sequence genome contains the following window.
TCATGGTGTCGGTAGTgaggtggagactccggagacctcggaggtaataGATTTGAGACTGTAGATGATGTTGCGGTTCctgaagtcggtgatagtgaacaaccagCACGGTCGCAACGTAGTATAGCCACGGACatacagagaaggcaaattaaaccaccggtacgttatggttatacatatattgcttatgctttgaccgtaggtgacgaggtggagacaAATCAGCAACGTATTGTGTATATttctgcaaaaagaagaagagactAATGAAGATTTAGCTGGGCGCAAGTCCAAATCTTCTCGGAGATCCACATGGCGCAGCAAATAAATCATGAGAGTTCATCCgtgatcaaaacaaaaaaagaatgaaatgaGCTCAAATTACCTGTTACACAGTATTATGTCAAACAAATTTGTCATTCTTTTATATTCTACTTACCgatatatttttcattgctaacaaaaatcaatttacttATGGATGTAATATTTGTTTCGCTGAAAACGGAAGTTTTTGTTTTGTATAAAGATGTGGAAATTTTAGTTCTTGTAagtgtttctcttttttttttcctaacaaaTGACAATACCATGAATCCAAAAGGACATGTATCCAAATAACTCGTTGAAACCATACATTTTTATATGCTGTGGGCACACTACCGTTATGTGATTGCATGTTTGATGGTATTGGAATAATGAATATTGACTTGTATGTGGCCTCCAATCTAAATTTTGTCGATCGTTATGGCCGTGGCTTCATTCACGTGCGACTATGATAGTAATTTTAGAAGAACGTCGTCGGTACTATTTTACTTTCATGTGTTGTATTGTGCGAGTTATGAATTATATATGATTGCAAAAAGTATTCTTaatgaaatcaaaaaattgcaaaagataaTTAGAAATAGTTATAATAAGTTGAATCACATTAACTTAAAGAACCGTGAACATAGATATGTGCGACCATATTGATTTGGCAAATAAATTGAAGACATCAAATTATCTCTGTAATAAGTTGTAAATTTCTACCAAGTGCATTTTCTACAGCAACAAAAGACCCCAAATACTcctgaatttccttttgaaattattagtgAACCTAACCGGTCCTTGTAGGACACTTGCAGcaaattcatttgataaattATATTCAAACTACCAACTTAAGCTAGAGCAGCTATCTCATGcaataataatcatcaatagAAAAAAGTAGAGCGCGTTAAAGTCGTCAATATTATGAATGTGCATGACGCATTATTATCTTATTCTAATTTTCATCGAGTGAGGaagtcaaggaaaaaaaaagtataaggaGGGAATCTCAATATATACGACTATATCACGTctaagaatgaagaagaaatgaagggaGAGGCAGATTGGAGCGTACCTAATCATCCGTCCATTGTATGTATATCAAATCAAGTTGGATTCGAGGAACATGGGCAATTTTGTTCCAATCCTTGCCAGTTTGAGGCTCACATCTTTTGCTCAGCTCACCACAGTGTTCGATGCGTAAGTCTTTGAGAGCAATGAGGGATTGGATTCCTTGCGGCAAGGATGATAAGTTGGGATACCAAATCAAGTGAATTGATTTGAGACGTGTATGATTGGGCAGCCATTCAGGAACAACTGTCAAGCTCGGGCAGTCAAAGACAGCAAATGACTCAAAGTGTAGGCTGATCCTTCGAGACATCGGAGCAGCTCCATCACTTGTTCGGACTCGATAATTACCAGAGTACGAAGATTCAACGGAAAGTTGGACTGATTCTCCGAGGTCAACATGAACTTGCAACTGTCAATAACCAAAGACTCTAGAGCGATTAATTCCCCAAAAGGCAAAGATATTGGTCTCCCACATTTTACAACTTCCATTGTCCGAAGGCAAGTAAGTCGGCAAGTACCTTCAAACAAAACTTGCACATTTTTGCATCTTTCAACTCTCAAATATcgattggacccaaaaaaaaaaaactctcaaataTCGCAGATTTTCCAGGTATTGTATTCCACATTCTTGCAAACTCTTTTGCTTTGTTGTTATGGCTAGATATCTAAGGCTGGTGAGCCTTTCCATATTTTTGGGTAAATCGCCTAGTTCAAAACAACCATTGAAGGTTAACTCTAGCAAACTTTGCAGCTCACAAATAGTATCTGGAATCTTCTTCAATCGTTTGTTCTCATGGAGATGTAGCGCTCTCAATTGCTTCAAGTTGCATATGGAACTTGGCAGCTCCTCAAAACTACCATATGCCAATTCTAGAAACCGTAGTTGGTGACAATTGGATATGCATGTCTTGGCAAACTCTCTGGTAATAACTCCACAATCAACTCCGACGTTAAATTTAATTACACGCAGCCTCTTTGAAGTTGGCTTTCTCAAAAAAGGTGGGACTCAATCGAAATTTGAGACTCCCTTTGACGAAGTGTTAGAGAACGAAATGCACCGAACTCCTTCTGAAATCTCTACAGTATCCAAGCCAACAATAGAGCAATCATTTTGTGCCACACTCGTTGCAAGAGAATGGACCAGATCGTGCACTTTAAATGCTAATATCGACCCATATTCTTGAACTTCTTGGATCAAAGATCTCTTCCACAACTCTTTGACGTACTCAAGACCAAAATATTCCAATGCTAGTTTTTCCCTATTCGAACCAATGAGTCCTAAAGCCATCCAGAACCTAGCTAAAACAgtacccttgatttcaattccTCTGGATAAAAGTGAAAATGCGGCAAAACAACGTTTTAAGTGGGATGGTAAATGATCGTAGCTAAGCTTGAGTACTGGCATGATGTCTTTTTTCGCTTCAACTAACTCCCATGTTTCACTATCCCTTATATGTTTCCAATGCCTATCATCATCCTTTGAATACAGACTACCTAAAGTTTTCACAAGTAGAGGAACTCCTTGCGATTTTTTGACAATGTCGTTTCCAATCTCTAGGAGATCAGGACGTGGCTGCTTTTCCTTTTCGTCAAATGCCCATTTTTTGAATAAGGCCATAGAATCTTCATGAGAAAGACCTTTTAGATTATGAGGTGGATGGGTACCCATAATAGAAGCAACTTCCGCACTACGGGTAGTCACAATTATCTTACTTTCATCGGCCCCTCCGATTAACAAATCTCTCAATTCTTTCCATCTACACGGTCGTTGCTCCAAACGTCATCCAAGACTAGTAGAAATTTCTTGTCTTTGATGATGTCTTGCAAAAAGGTTTGCGATTGCTGAATATCAAAGTTACTCAAATTTTGACGAGTTGCATCTTTGATGATGCCTTcgatagttttctttaaatcaaaGTCCTCGGGTACGCACACCCATAATCGCAACTCAAATTGCTCTTTCACACTGTCATCGTTGTAAACCAATTTAGCTAGGGTAGTCTTGCTCAAACCTCCTATTCCAACAATGGGAAAAATTGAGAGGTTTTTGTCATATGGCCGCATCAACATCTcaatatcttttctttatcaaTATCTCTTCTGATGACATCCGACTTGTTTATGAACGAGTAAGTCATCTCTCGTGATCGAGTATGTGCGACACCATTGTCGGCACTCCGCACATTCAGATCGAATTGATCTTTGTCAATAGAAATTCTGGATAAGCTCTCCCgaatttccttgattttatgACTGATTTTTGCACGGAACATGAGTGGATTAGAGAGGGAAAAGAAGCGGCGTACCTTCCCTTTGATACCCCTATAGTGACTTAT
Protein-coding sequences here:
- the LOC125315971 gene encoding putative disease resistance protein RGA4 — encoded protein: MAESLLFSIAEGGLGKIASPALQEAVAIYSVEGQIHQLRETLTAIKAVLLDAEVQKAKNGRLQVWLDRLQHVFYDAKDVLDELECEALRKQVISHYRGIKGKEKQPRPDLLEIGNDIVKKSQGVPLLVKTLGSLYSKDDDRHWKHIRDSETWELVEAKKDIMPVLKLSYDHLPSHLKRCFAAFSLLSRGIEIKGTVLARFWMALGLIGSNREKLALEYFGLEYVKELWKRSLIQEVQEYGSILAFKVHDLVHSLATSVAQNDCSIVGLDTVEISEGVRCISFSNTSSKGVSNFD